The following proteins are encoded in a genomic region of Streptococcus equi subsp. equi:
- the nagJ gene encoding beta-N-acetylglucosaminidase, translating into MSIYQALKDYQEVITRGDYLVFDAPVSCRFVGRFFRFENQTAMKPSLTASVYVNWVEEGAADLTLKHVFNRTLARDAFTLTISEDKELVIESQNLRGFRYAQEALEKVMTVKEGRLYLPIVSVRHSPSFAMRGVIEGFYGTPWTREERLDCLSFIADKGMNTYMYAPKNDDYQRSHWREPYPEDWVAHFRDLIQLAKERQVDFWYMISPGLDFDYTKEEDYQLLYQKLQQLLDLGVCHFGLLLDDIDYQIVAAVERRFKKTAYAQAHLATAVYQFLQRQHAAPDLVVCPTEYDNHHDSLYLAELSEAIPAEVAFFWTGPSTLASQISQADIETIAAIYRRPIIIWDNIPVNDYQDDSKRLFLTPFANRSPFLCQPDYQVRGIVSNPMISWELSKPTLIDMSRYLWDAKRYQPSYSWLEALRDYTGDKAMALALLRFAWHNGNRHLHRDLPFEVEEALMRKDIASLSGWVAELVELVDKLKELDIPAFQQAIAPWFDRAKADQSFWRVILEQAPDLEQQYAELQEQRHRIGSNIPSRFYQLHYLQENSMLGNQAQVAEARAEDYT; encoded by the coding sequence ATGTCTATTTATCAAGCCCTCAAGGACTATCAGGAGGTGATAACCAGAGGTGATTACCTCGTTTTTGACGCCCCTGTTTCCTGTCGCTTTGTTGGTCGTTTTTTCCGATTTGAGAACCAAACAGCTATGAAGCCTAGTCTTACAGCGTCAGTCTATGTCAACTGGGTTGAGGAGGGAGCAGCTGACTTGACCCTTAAGCACGTTTTTAACCGCACCTTAGCTAGGGATGCCTTTACCTTGACCATTTCAGAGGATAAGGAGCTTGTGATTGAAAGCCAAAATTTAAGAGGCTTTCGCTATGCTCAGGAGGCTTTAGAAAAGGTAATGACTGTTAAAGAGGGCAGGCTTTATTTGCCGATTGTTTCGGTTAGGCATAGTCCGTCCTTTGCCATGCGTGGTGTGATTGAAGGCTTTTATGGCACCCCTTGGACGCGTGAGGAGCGTTTAGATTGCTTGAGCTTTATTGCTGATAAGGGCATGAATACCTACATGTATGCCCCTAAAAATGATGACTATCAGCGCAGCCACTGGCGTGAGCCCTATCCAGAGGATTGGGTGGCTCATTTTAGGGATCTGATCCAGCTTGCCAAGGAAAGACAGGTTGACTTTTGGTACATGATTAGTCCGGGGCTTGATTTTGACTACACCAAGGAAGAGGACTATCAGCTGCTCTATCAAAAATTGCAGCAATTGTTGGATTTGGGTGTTTGTCATTTTGGCCTGCTGCTTGATGATATTGATTACCAAATAGTGGCAGCAGTTGAGAGACGTTTCAAAAAAACAGCCTATGCCCAAGCACATTTGGCAACAGCTGTTTACCAGTTTTTACAGCGGCAGCATGCAGCCCCTGACTTGGTTGTCTGTCCGACAGAGTATGATAATCATCATGACTCTCTTTATTTAGCAGAGTTATCAGAGGCTATTCCTGCTGAGGTGGCTTTTTTCTGGACTGGCCCAAGCACTCTGGCCAGTCAGATTTCTCAGGCAGATATTGAGACAATAGCAGCCATCTACCGGCGGCCCATAATCATCTGGGATAATATCCCTGTCAATGATTATCAGGACGATTCTAAGAGGCTCTTTTTGACCCCGTTTGCCAATCGCTCTCCTTTCTTGTGTCAGCCAGACTATCAGGTCAGGGGGATTGTGTCTAATCCAATGATTAGCTGGGAACTATCAAAGCCGACTTTAATTGATATGAGTCGCTACCTGTGGGACGCCAAGCGTTATCAGCCAAGCTATTCTTGGCTAGAGGCCTTGAGAGACTATACTGGAGATAAGGCTATGGCTTTAGCGCTTTTGCGCTTTGCTTGGCATAATGGCAATCGTCATTTGCACAGGGATCTCCCCTTTGAGGTGGAGGAGGCCCTTATGCGTAAGGACATAGCTAGCTTATCTGGTTGGGTAGCTGAGCTGGTAGAGCTGGTGGATAAGCTGAAAGAGCTTGATATTCCTGCGTTTCAACAGGCTATTGCTCCTTGGTTTGATCGGGCTAAGGCTGATCAGAGCTTTTGGAGGGTTATTTTAGAGCAAGCGCCTGATCTTGAGCAGCAATATGCTGAGCTTCAGGAGCAAAGGCATCGAATTGGAAGCAATATTCCAAGCCGCTTTTATCAGTTGCACTATCTTCAGGAGAATAGCATGCTAGGCAATCAGGCACAGGTCGCTGAAGCTAGAGCTGAGGATTATACTTAA
- the araR gene encoding GntR family transcriptional regulator, producing the protein MTELLYKKIYHFIKEQIDSGQLQAGDRLPTEKALSEQFSVSRITSKRALVELEQEGLITRSRGKGSFVTDGPPPSTQPNKDILLILPFASDYELGDYAKGIMTVVADKGYRLMVQLTSTVSLEELADYAGVIYYPEDVNHSIELLFYCAQRGLALVLLDKALDLFDFPAVVADNKGGAYELTKHLIDQDCRRIMFVATASFGEVSSVRDRYLGYLAAMAETELEANYFVKLKSESNAAYLERLVDELTAATAEKTGLVVENDWLAIQLIQKILQVGLSIPDQVAVVGFDNSQASQLISPQLTTAAQDFYQMGQQAAQLLIERLTRPDQQTASCQLPVKVFIRESSQKSLEML; encoded by the coding sequence ATGACTGAATTACTATATAAAAAGATATATCATTTTATCAAGGAACAAATTGATTCAGGGCAATTACAGGCAGGTGACCGCCTACCAACAGAAAAGGCCCTATCAGAGCAATTTTCGGTGAGCCGCATTACCTCTAAGCGAGCCTTAGTAGAGCTGGAGCAAGAGGGCTTGATTACACGCAGCAGAGGTAAGGGCAGCTTTGTGACCGATGGCCCACCACCGTCTACTCAGCCTAATAAGGACATTTTGTTGATCCTGCCCTTTGCTTCTGATTACGAATTGGGAGATTATGCTAAAGGAATCATGACGGTCGTTGCTGACAAAGGCTATCGCCTGATGGTCCAGCTTACAAGTACGGTAAGCTTGGAGGAGCTAGCTGATTATGCTGGTGTGATTTATTATCCAGAAGACGTTAATCATAGTATTGAGCTGCTCTTTTATTGTGCCCAGCGTGGGCTTGCTCTGGTGCTTTTGGATAAGGCCTTAGACCTGTTTGACTTTCCAGCAGTTGTTGCAGACAATAAGGGCGGAGCCTATGAGTTGACCAAGCATTTGATTGATCAGGATTGCCGTCGGATCATGTTTGTGGCAACTGCTTCCTTTGGTGAGGTTTCCTCTGTTAGAGATCGTTATTTGGGTTATTTGGCTGCGATGGCGGAAACAGAGCTTGAGGCCAATTATTTTGTGAAGCTGAAGTCAGAAAGCAATGCTGCTTATCTTGAGCGATTGGTTGATGAGCTGACGGCTGCTACAGCTGAAAAGACTGGTTTAGTGGTTGAAAATGATTGGCTAGCCATTCAATTGATCCAAAAAATTCTACAGGTCGGGCTATCTATTCCTGATCAGGTAGCTGTTGTTGGCTTTGACAACAGCCAAGCCTCTCAGTTAATCAGCCCTCAATTGACAACAGCTGCACAGGATTTTTACCAGATGGGGCAGCAAGCAGCGCAACTATTGATAGAGCGGCTGACTCGGCCTGATCAGCAGACGGCGTCTTGTCAGCTTCCTGTTAAGGTCTTTATCAGAGAAAGCAGTCAAAAGTCCCTAGAAATGCTATAA
- a CDS encoding glycosyl hydrolase, protein MTRPIPSSVLRFMDTIEELCGEEHRSWAINFKASFANTLETTLKIDEDGTSFLLTGDIPAMWLRDSTAQLKPYLFLAKTDAGMRQIIAGLVKRQFRYICIDPYANAFNEEENSKGHQADHTQMGPWIWERKYEIDSLCYPIQLAYLLYRETDCTEHFNEDFHRGIKLILDVWSTEQDHTASPYSFERDTWRKEDTLTHNGKGAPVAYTGMTWSGFRPSDDACQYGYLVPSNMFAAVVLSYLEGLYTDLFKDQTIARRAHALRLAIQKGIEEHALVTNSQGEIIYAYEVDGLGHYTIMDDANIPSLLAAPYLGFCAKDDPIYLATRQTILSPENPYYYQGSAASGIGSSHTPPNYIWHIALALQGLTALDQKDKADILDLLVATDAGTHLMHEGFDVNDPSHYTREWFSWANMMFCELLLDYLGFTISP, encoded by the coding sequence ATGACAAGACCTATTCCTAGCAGTGTGCTCAGGTTTATGGACACGATTGAAGAGCTCTGCGGTGAAGAGCACCGTAGCTGGGCCATTAATTTTAAAGCCAGCTTTGCCAACACCTTGGAAACGACCCTAAAAATCGACGAAGATGGGACCAGCTTTCTTCTAACGGGTGATATTCCTGCCATGTGGCTGCGTGATTCAACTGCGCAACTAAAGCCTTATCTCTTTTTAGCCAAGACAGATGCTGGCATGAGACAAATCATAGCAGGTCTCGTTAAACGTCAGTTCCGTTACATTTGCATTGACCCCTATGCCAACGCCTTTAACGAGGAGGAAAATAGCAAGGGCCACCAAGCAGACCACACCCAGATGGGACCTTGGATTTGGGAACGAAAATATGAGATTGATTCCCTCTGCTATCCGATCCAGTTAGCCTATCTGCTCTACCGAGAGACAGACTGTACAGAGCATTTCAATGAGGATTTCCACAGAGGAATCAAGCTGATCCTTGATGTCTGGAGCACAGAGCAAGACCACACTGCCTCTCCTTACAGCTTTGAGCGCGACACCTGGCGTAAGGAGGATACCTTGACCCACAACGGTAAGGGAGCTCCTGTTGCCTATACAGGCATGACTTGGTCTGGCTTTAGACCAAGCGATGATGCCTGCCAATACGGCTACCTCGTGCCGTCCAACATGTTTGCTGCTGTCGTCTTATCCTATCTTGAAGGGCTCTATACTGATCTCTTTAAGGATCAAACGATTGCTAGGAGAGCTCATGCACTTAGGCTTGCCATTCAAAAAGGGATTGAGGAGCATGCTCTTGTAACCAACAGCCAAGGAGAGATCATCTATGCCTATGAGGTAGATGGCCTGGGGCACTATACTATCATGGACGACGCTAACATTCCAAGCCTCCTTGCGGCACCCTATCTTGGCTTTTGTGCCAAGGACGACCCTATTTACCTAGCCACTCGTCAAACCATTTTAAGCCCGGAAAATCCTTATTATTACCAAGGCAGTGCTGCTTCTGGTATTGGCTCCTCCCACACGCCACCAAACTATATTTGGCATATTGCACTTGCCCTTCAGGGCTTAACTGCACTTGATCAAAAAGATAAAGCAGATATACTTGATTTACTGGTGGCTACTGACGCAGGCACCCACCTGATGCATGAGGGCTTTGACGTCAATGATCCGAGTCACTATACACGTGAATGGTTCTCATGGGCAAACATGATGTTTTGTGAGCTTCTTCTTGATTATCTGGGCTTTACCATTAGCCCTTAG
- the mngB gene encoding glycosyl hydrolases family protein, which produces MTPKKVHIISHSHWDREWYMAYEQHHMRLIQLIDDLLDLFKTDPDFHSFHLDGQTIILDDYLQVKPGREAEIRQAIQAGKLRIGPFYILQDAFLTSSESNVRNMLVGKEDCEQWGASVPLGYFPDTFGNMGQTPQLMRKAGLNAAAFGRGIRPTGFNNQVDTSEKYSSQFSEMIWQGPDDSRILGLLFANWYSNGNEIPTEEKKARQFWDQKLADAERFASTRHLLMMNGVDHQPVQLDVTKAIALANKLYPDYDFVHSCFEDYLADLSQELPEELSIVSGEMTSQETDGWYTLANTASARIYLKQANTRVSRQLENITEPLATMAFEVTGTYPHDQLRYAWKTLMQNHPHDSICGCSVDSVHQEMMPRFDKAYEVGTYLAERSANQIAEAIDTSMFPEDSCPFVLFNTCGHEKKTVSDLTLTWKIFPFGQRLPKAVYQEAKEYLETRQPQFQVIDAAGRIIEEAEILGTDIAFDYALPERTFREAYFAIKVQLRLPLTLSAMSWQCLALKETDQPCQATDTDKMLFHQDRSCLENDFLKVIIAANGLLTIEDKLNGNRFDSCLQYEDCGDIGNEYIFRQPDHDSPYLAHQGSCKLRVLTNTAYLAEIELTQTFDIPLATDDRLKAEMEAVIDIRERQAKRSQEKAPFTVTTVIRMEKDSPRLQFQTSFNNQMTNHRLRVLFPTHLKTDHHFADSIFETVKRPNHTNAQFWKNPTNPQHQEAFVSLFDGRTGVTVGNYGLNEYEILPDTNTIAITLLRSVGELGDWGYFPTPDAQCLGQQTVSFSFESINATTRFASYWRAQEAQVPVTMAQTKRHSGQLPAQYAYIKGATDHVALTAFKRRLSDNALITRSYNVSNDKACALTLAIPDHTARVTSLLEEDQHEPLPAELGKGEILTLAWKKSESAHL; this is translated from the coding sequence ATGACACCTAAAAAAGTACATATCATTTCACACAGCCATTGGGATCGCGAATGGTACATGGCTTATGAGCAGCACCACATGCGCTTGATCCAGTTAATTGACGATTTACTAGACCTTTTTAAAACAGACCCTGATTTTCATAGCTTCCATCTAGATGGGCAAACCATTATCCTAGATGACTATTTGCAGGTCAAGCCTGGGCGTGAGGCCGAGATTAGACAGGCCATTCAGGCTGGTAAGCTACGTATTGGCCCCTTTTATATCCTACAGGACGCCTTTTTGACCAGCAGTGAGTCCAATGTCCGAAACATGCTGGTTGGCAAAGAGGACTGTGAGCAATGGGGGGCAAGCGTTCCACTGGGTTATTTTCCAGACACCTTCGGAAATATGGGACAAACACCACAGCTAATGCGAAAAGCAGGGCTAAATGCCGCTGCCTTTGGACGTGGTATCAGGCCTACAGGCTTTAACAATCAAGTGGATACAAGCGAAAAATACAGCTCCCAATTTTCTGAAATGATCTGGCAGGGACCTGATGATAGCCGCATTCTCGGCTTATTATTTGCCAATTGGTACAGCAATGGCAACGAAATCCCAACCGAGGAGAAAAAGGCTCGACAATTCTGGGATCAAAAGCTAGCAGACGCTGAGCGCTTTGCTTCTACCAGGCACCTGCTGATGATGAATGGGGTTGATCACCAGCCTGTTCAACTAGACGTTACCAAGGCAATTGCCCTTGCAAATAAGCTCTACCCTGATTACGACTTTGTCCACTCTTGCTTTGAGGACTATTTGGCTGATTTAAGTCAGGAGCTGCCTGAGGAGCTCTCAATTGTGTCTGGTGAGATGACCAGCCAAGAAACGGACGGCTGGTATACCTTAGCCAACACTGCCTCTGCTAGAATTTACCTCAAGCAGGCTAATACCAGAGTGTCTCGTCAGCTTGAAAATATCACAGAGCCTCTTGCCACGATGGCCTTTGAGGTCACAGGTACCTATCCTCACGACCAGCTGCGCTATGCTTGGAAAACATTGATGCAAAACCACCCTCATGACTCCATTTGTGGCTGTAGTGTTGATAGTGTCCACCAGGAGATGATGCCTCGCTTTGATAAAGCCTATGAGGTGGGGACTTACTTAGCAGAGCGTTCTGCCAACCAAATAGCTGAGGCTATTGATACCTCCATGTTTCCAGAGGATAGCTGTCCTTTTGTCCTCTTCAATACCTGCGGTCATGAGAAAAAAACGGTCTCCGACCTCACCCTGACATGGAAGATTTTTCCATTTGGGCAACGACTGCCTAAAGCTGTTTATCAAGAAGCAAAGGAATACCTAGAGACAAGACAGCCACAATTTCAGGTTATTGACGCAGCTGGCAGGATCATAGAGGAGGCTGAAATCTTAGGCACAGACATCGCCTTTGATTATGCCCTGCCAGAGCGCACCTTCAGAGAAGCCTACTTTGCCATCAAGGTACAGCTAAGGCTCCCACTGACTCTTTCTGCTATGTCATGGCAATGTCTTGCACTAAAAGAGACTGATCAGCCTTGCCAAGCAACTGACACTGACAAAATGCTCTTTCATCAGGACAGGAGCTGTCTTGAAAATGATTTCCTAAAAGTCATCATCGCAGCAAATGGCCTTCTAACGATTGAAGACAAGCTAAATGGCAATAGGTTTGACAGCTGTCTCCAATACGAGGATTGTGGTGATATTGGTAACGAATATATCTTTCGCCAGCCAGATCATGATAGCCCCTACCTTGCTCATCAAGGGAGCTGTAAGTTGCGGGTCTTGACCAACACAGCCTATCTTGCTGAAATCGAATTGACACAGACCTTTGATATTCCCTTAGCTACAGATGATCGTCTAAAGGCTGAAATGGAGGCTGTCATTGACATTAGAGAGCGTCAGGCCAAACGCTCACAGGAAAAAGCGCCCTTTACAGTAACAACAGTTATTCGTATGGAAAAAGACAGCCCACGCCTACAATTTCAGACCAGCTTTAACAATCAAATGACAAACCACCGCTTGCGCGTGCTATTTCCAACCCATTTAAAGACAGACCACCATTTTGCAGATAGTATTTTTGAAACCGTAAAGCGGCCTAATCATACCAATGCCCAATTCTGGAAAAACCCAACCAATCCTCAGCATCAGGAGGCCTTTGTCAGCCTTTTTGATGGTAGGACTGGTGTCACTGTAGGCAATTACGGCCTCAATGAATACGAAATCCTACCAGATACCAATACCATCGCTATCACGCTCCTACGAAGCGTCGGTGAGCTTGGAGATTGGGGCTACTTCCCAACCCCTGATGCTCAATGCCTCGGTCAACAGACTGTCAGCTTTAGCTTTGAAAGCATTAACGCTACCACACGCTTTGCCAGCTATTGGCGAGCTCAGGAGGCTCAGGTACCAGTCACCATGGCGCAAACCAAGAGGCATTCTGGCCAGCTGCCAGCTCAATATGCTTACATCAAAGGAGCAACTGATCACGTTGCTCTCACAGCCTTCAAGCGTCGCCTATCCGATAATGCCCTAATCACGCGCAGCTATAATGTATCAAATGACAAGGCCTGCGCTCTTACCCTAGCAATCCCAGACCACACAGCAAGGGTTACCAGCCTACTAGAAGAGGATCAGCATGAACCCCTACCAGCTGAGCTTGGCAAGGGCGAAATCCTAACCCTAGCTTGGAAAAAGAGTGAATCAGCTCATCTATAA
- the artM_5 gene encoding ABC transporter ATP-binding protein, translating into MIEIKQLSKHYGKKTIYDKLSLTFEANRSYALVGPSGSGKTTLLNAIARLEKPDSGQILVNGQDIWSMKEQDYFKDYLGYVFQNYALIEEETVYDNLKMLAPKSNIVEALHSVGLDSSFLSQNIYELSGGQAQRVAIARLLLKKACIILADEPTGALDKETGDEIIELLLSLVSPDTVLIFATHDPNVFSRVDDIIDICHLQ; encoded by the coding sequence ATGATTGAGATAAAACAGCTTTCCAAACATTATGGAAAAAAGACAATTTATGACAAGCTTAGCTTGACTTTTGAGGCCAATCGTTCTTATGCACTTGTAGGTCCTTCAGGATCAGGCAAGACCACCCTATTAAATGCTATTGCTCGCCTTGAAAAGCCAGATAGTGGTCAGATTTTAGTAAATGGTCAAGACATTTGGAGCATGAAAGAGCAAGATTATTTTAAGGATTATTTGGGCTATGTTTTTCAAAATTATGCACTGATAGAGGAAGAAACAGTCTATGACAATCTTAAAATGCTGGCTCCTAAATCTAACATTGTGGAAGCCTTGCATAGCGTTGGCTTAGACAGTAGTTTTCTCTCACAGAACATTTATGAATTATCAGGTGGTCAGGCTCAGCGTGTTGCTATTGCACGCCTATTGTTAAAAAAGGCTTGCATTATTTTGGCAGATGAGCCAACGGGTGCCTTGGACAAGGAAACAGGTGATGAGATTATTGAGCTGTTGCTTAGTTTGGTGAGCCCTGATACTGTTCTGATTTTTGCCACTCATGACCCAAATGTGTTTAGCCGCGTTGATGACATCATCGACATCTGTCATCTACAATAG
- a CDS encoding membrane protein, giving the protein MRWRATVICIFVLLLTCLSFGAVKEYGNDIKYPVQAAFSLVASNKDVDKGHVLDRIEALAEQEHIQIYRPYLDHTGKEATYLFGTNGKKTVYSSNRKELLTNDLSGMYYTTRSLPSSFETAMTERGLTYKGADLPWYLLPYYFLFTNLRSLAIWTLFFVFALLLFAVKLMYAKKSMILRSLGLFEHYSRKELLQDLLLMGASFAVSILLFILYQGSISNVFVKSFTLLILTNAVILLLLMLAVHALFFINIRSLKALAILKNKQATPLVLFVWLVGICLSSVIFGLSLHKSLETIGKSANDIQVLGKWDKAKDFAEITWLDTLSTHTDDNHQIDSDYFKEENQRYQHFLLSFSDNDVIYSALSSLNETNLQSAPDDFKKELKTNGVDPRIASKVRYVNQGFMLKNKDIFPNNDYGRPAADAVGVIYISKHMMGDADSILNIVNYEWFQYSSLKANQLVVQEVPDGQKSFLFNHKQDQQDIFAQQEEVNTILVQLNFSFMTEPSLLTKFGEMAQKSIYRQALIRDRLTQAGLTNFSSLTNVSNHLILERHKILSQLIGSVIALTVLAIAQCFIIYEYIVSLMKQKAKKISVWFLMGQKSLVLIGRLLLPLALCLFLAIGMMGILTGNRLMVLGIGLLYLGEIVCMSFLLIRLF; this is encoded by the coding sequence ATGAGGTGGAGAGCTACAGTTATCTGTATTTTCGTTCTGCTTTTGACATGTTTATCATTTGGTGCGGTCAAGGAGTATGGCAATGATATCAAATACCCTGTTCAGGCTGCATTTTCATTAGTGGCTTCAAACAAAGATGTTGATAAGGGACACGTTTTAGACAGGATCGAAGCCTTAGCCGAGCAGGAACATATCCAAATTTATCGTCCCTACTTAGATCATACTGGTAAAGAAGCCACCTACCTGTTTGGGACAAATGGGAAAAAGACTGTCTATAGCAGTAATCGCAAGGAGCTCTTGACAAACGATCTTAGTGGCATGTACTACACGACGAGGTCTCTTCCTTCATCATTTGAAACCGCGATGACTGAACGGGGCTTGACCTACAAAGGTGCTGATTTACCTTGGTATCTCTTGCCTTATTATTTTTTGTTCACAAACTTACGATCCTTAGCTATTTGGACCCTCTTTTTTGTGTTTGCCCTCCTCTTGTTTGCTGTTAAATTGATGTATGCTAAAAAGTCTATGATACTAAGAAGCCTGGGCTTATTTGAACACTATAGCCGCAAGGAGTTGCTACAGGATTTGTTGCTGATGGGAGCTAGCTTTGCGGTTAGTATTCTCCTCTTCATTCTCTATCAAGGCAGTATCTCCAATGTTTTTGTCAAGTCATTTACACTTCTGATCTTGACTAATGCTGTCATTTTATTATTGCTGATGCTTGCTGTTCATGCTTTATTTTTCATCAATATCCGTTCGTTGAAGGCGCTAGCCATTCTAAAAAATAAACAAGCAACCCCTTTGGTCCTCTTTGTCTGGTTGGTGGGGATTTGTTTGTCTAGCGTCATTTTTGGGCTTTCCCTACACAAAAGCTTGGAGACTATAGGAAAATCTGCCAATGACATTCAAGTTCTAGGAAAATGGGATAAAGCTAAGGATTTTGCGGAAATAACATGGCTAGATACCTTGAGTACGCATACTGATGACAATCACCAAATTGATAGTGATTATTTCAAGGAAGAAAATCAGCGCTATCAACATTTTCTCCTGTCTTTTTCTGATAATGACGTTATTTATTCAGCACTTTCAAGCCTTAACGAAACCAATTTACAATCAGCTCCTGATGACTTCAAAAAAGAGTTAAAGACCAATGGGGTTGATCCAAGGATTGCGTCAAAAGTCCGTTATGTCAATCAGGGATTTATGCTAAAAAATAAAGACATTTTCCCTAACAATGATTACGGAAGGCCAGCAGCTGATGCTGTAGGAGTCATTTATATTTCTAAACATATGATGGGAGATGCTGACAGCATTTTAAACATTGTCAATTATGAATGGTTTCAATATAGCAGCCTAAAGGCTAATCAATTGGTTGTTCAAGAGGTTCCTGACGGACAAAAGAGCTTTCTGTTTAATCATAAGCAAGACCAACAAGACATTTTTGCTCAGCAAGAAGAAGTGAATACTATATTAGTGCAGTTAAACTTTTCGTTCATGACGGAGCCATCATTATTGACGAAGTTTGGAGAAATGGCTCAAAAATCTATCTATCGTCAGGCGCTTATTCGTGATCGATTAACACAAGCAGGCTTGACGAATTTCTCTAGTTTGACCAATGTTTCCAATCATTTGATTTTAGAGCGCCATAAAATCCTAAGCCAGCTCATCGGAAGTGTTATTGCCTTAACGGTCCTTGCCATTGCCCAGTGCTTTATCATTTATGAATACATTGTTTCTCTGATGAAACAAAAGGCCAAAAAGATTTCCGTCTGGTTCTTGATGGGGCAAAAAAGCCTTGTTTTGATTGGTAGATTGTTATTGCCCTTAGCTTTGTGTTTGTTTCTTGCCATAGGAATGATGGGAATCCTTACTGGAAATAGGCTCATGGTACTAGGCATTGGCCTGCTTTATTTAGGAGAAATCGTTTGTATGTCCTTTTTGCTTATCAGGCTATTTTGA
- the pat gene encoding Phosphinothricin N-acetyltransferase: MRRIRLATLADAKALLDIYRPYVEETAVTFEYTVPSLTEFERRLSDIMVFYPCLVVEEEGGILGYAYASRFHARAAYAWSAEVTIYLAQEARGRGLGSALYHRLEGYLKGMGILNCNACIASTAHATPYLTNSSQVFHEKLGYRLVGRFHQSGYKFNQWFDMIWMEKLLGEHDVRPRPVMSFRDFLCQKHQSE, translated from the coding sequence ATGCGTAGGATTCGTTTAGCAACCTTAGCAGATGCTAAGGCTTTACTTGATATTTACCGTCCTTATGTTGAGGAAACCGCTGTTACCTTCGAGTACACTGTACCTAGCTTGACCGAGTTTGAGCGACGTCTGTCTGACATTATGGTCTTTTATCCCTGTCTAGTAGTGGAAGAGGAGGGAGGCATTTTAGGTTATGCCTATGCTAGTCGCTTTCATGCACGCGCAGCCTATGCTTGGTCTGCTGAGGTGACCATTTATCTGGCCCAGGAGGCTAGAGGGAGAGGCTTGGGATCAGCCTTGTATCACCGTTTGGAGGGTTATCTGAAAGGTATGGGAATCTTAAATTGTAATGCCTGTATCGCTAGTACAGCGCATGCTACGCCTTATCTGACCAATAGCAGTCAAGTCTTCCATGAAAAACTCGGTTATCGGTTGGTTGGCAGATTTCATCAGTCGGGCTATAAGTTTAACCAGTGGTTTGATATGATTTGGATGGAGAAACTGCTGGGAGAGCATGACGTACGCCCTCGCCCAGTGATGTCATTTAGGGATTTTCTTTGCCAGAAGCACCAGTCTGAATGA
- a CDS encoding membrane protein, whose product MLNKMKRLHYLMIFRLLTGQLPAISLMAVLLSKDIHRLSLGSLISFAIFAVSTAASNYYFSREIAIEQLKEQTRPNLLLTQILFIVVFMIIGIVSIYCGLSSSEFYKQVIAVICSFISFVTMGLMIWGIRYAKAYRR is encoded by the coding sequence ATGCTTAATAAAATGAAGCGACTACATTATTTGATGATTTTTAGGCTATTAACTGGTCAGCTACCAGCTATTAGCTTGATGGCTGTTCTTCTTTCAAAAGACATTCATAGGCTTTCTTTGGGATCACTGATTAGTTTTGCTATCTTTGCGGTAAGCACTGCTGCTTCTAATTACTATTTTTCACGAGAAATTGCGATTGAGCAGTTGAAGGAACAAACACGTCCCAATCTGTTATTAACTCAGATCCTGTTTATAGTGGTGTTTATGATTATAGGCATTGTGTCAATCTATTGTGGTCTAAGCTCGTCTGAGTTTTATAAGCAGGTTATTGCTGTGATATGCTCTTTTATATCATTTGTCACTATGGGATTGATGATTTGGGGGATCAGATACGCAAAAGCTTATCGTCGTTAA